Proteins from a single region of Xenopus laevis strain J_2021 chromosome 9_10S, Xenopus_laevis_v10.1, whole genome shotgun sequence:
- the maip1.S gene encoding m-AAA protease-interacting protein 1, mitochondrial isoform X1, which produces MQRSVLLLSRLYTRRSLWPQWGAPLVSPSQLPRPPGLPSPNRGYSSNSGTESRKVVVVGLPNPVIWVRSRIYFFLIRAYFDREFNIEEFTDGAKQAFTLVSKLLSQCKFDALQNLISSELLQDIKEKCSSLSDNHRNALAAHSDEIMYTTTGDVAIYYDNNGKKFVSILMRFWYLTCAELPDESLEGTKVFQFIMGDETTKNTKRLLTANYEFRREFTQGVKPDWIITRIEHSKLLD; this is translated from the exons ATGCAGCGCTCTGTGCTCCTTTTGTCCCGGTTATATACCCGGAGATCTCTGTGGCCCCAATGGGGAGCTCCTCTTGTGTCACCGTCGCAACTCCCCCGCCCCCCAGGTCTCCCAAGCCCAAACCGGGGGTACAGCAGCAACAGCGGCACCGAGAGTCGGAAAGTGGTAGTAGTTGGGCTGCCTAACCCGGTGATCTGGGTTCGGAGCAGGATCTATTTCTTCCTTATCAGAGCCTACTTCGACCGGGAGTTTAACATTGAGGAGTTCACGGATGGGGCCAAGCAG gcttttaCATTGGTTTCCAAGTTGCTGTCTCAATGTAAATTTGACGCCTTGCAGAATCTCATAAGCAGTgag CTCCTACAAGATATCAAGGAAAAATGTTCTTCACTTTCTGACAACCACAGAAATGCTTTGGCAGCACATTCAGATGAAATCATGTATACAACCACAGGCGACGTTGCTATTTATTATGATAATAATG gAAAAAAGTTTGTTAGCATCCTGATGCGCTTTTGGTACCTGACTTGTGCTGAGCTCCCAGATGAAAGCTTGGAAGGAACAAAAGTTTTTCAGTTTATCATGGGAGATGAGACGACGAAGAACACAAAACGCCTTCTCACTGCAAACTATGA GTTTCGCAGGGAATTCACTCAGGGAGTTAAACCAGACTGGATCATCACTCGTATTGAGCACTCAAAACTCTTAGATTAG
- the maip1.S gene encoding m-AAA protease-interacting protein 1, mitochondrial isoform X2, which yields MQRSVLLLSRLYTRRSLWPQWGAPLVSPSQLPRPPGLPSPNRGYSSNSGTESRKVVVVGLPNPVIWVRSRIYFFLIRAYFDREFNIEEFTDGAKQAFTLVSKLLSQCKFDALQNLISSELLQDIKEKCSSLSDNHRNALAAHSDEIMYTTTGDVAIYYDNNGKKFVSILMRFWYLTCAELPDESLEGTKVFQFIMGDETTKNTKRLLTANYE from the exons ATGCAGCGCTCTGTGCTCCTTTTGTCCCGGTTATATACCCGGAGATCTCTGTGGCCCCAATGGGGAGCTCCTCTTGTGTCACCGTCGCAACTCCCCCGCCCCCCAGGTCTCCCAAGCCCAAACCGGGGGTACAGCAGCAACAGCGGCACCGAGAGTCGGAAAGTGGTAGTAGTTGGGCTGCCTAACCCGGTGATCTGGGTTCGGAGCAGGATCTATTTCTTCCTTATCAGAGCCTACTTCGACCGGGAGTTTAACATTGAGGAGTTCACGGATGGGGCCAAGCAG gcttttaCATTGGTTTCCAAGTTGCTGTCTCAATGTAAATTTGACGCCTTGCAGAATCTCATAAGCAGTgag CTCCTACAAGATATCAAGGAAAAATGTTCTTCACTTTCTGACAACCACAGAAATGCTTTGGCAGCACATTCAGATGAAATCATGTATACAACCACAGGCGACGTTGCTATTTATTATGATAATAATG gAAAAAAGTTTGTTAGCATCCTGATGCGCTTTTGGTACCTGACTTGTGCTGAGCTCCCAGATGAAAGCTTGGAAGGAACAAAAGTTTTTCAGTTTATCATGGGAGATGAGACGACGAAGAACACAAAACGCCTTCTCACTGCAAACTATGAGTAA